A window from Polyangiaceae bacterium encodes these proteins:
- a CDS encoding FecR domain-containing protein — MSDERKEEQDPTAEAPASESAAPSTARSDEGPDTEPLAAPVEDAISAATKPAGDTPSKVSNDDDDDDDDEQAAAPPPPPVAPKPAERRIIVVSRTDKLDTAEWLPLSDPRAIAQYHRSNSAPLPPEGPTISPALFGIVSSLLIVVATVLLLRGRGERAPTQPLVATVADVQAVHSSVKTSGTSVHKTRRLSVGDVVTTDGDGRARLRLDDGTSLVIDRDTNLKLTANGLELEYGRIFVQGALGARTEINVGSAVCIVSGANTGIERPKEKPSSAKLYAATEEITVRANGAEKTVRTGETAAVDGQTITIGPERGYDDWTGGMAAPWGAKGVPRRAVGELWGRPEKPGEAGSPLTIRAHDVEAIVAREIAETEVRTTFFNAGSETVTGDYRLAVPPGAIVSRFASVRGGSTREGRIALATRGPGNASQPSTELLEWAGEGWLRARIPGIAPGASVGVVVRYVEWLSPRPKGDGTWVVQYRYPMVSDATPPLIGEFSARVDATSSSPRSIGAGLNARVTGSRVEVRRPDYRPTADLVVDVEIDKSPSPARLYVAPPFEGDTEDPASTVLVRTEVPHVAQEDGVTLALVLDTSSSVEPALFDAERALVDAVLAGLGTRDRAIVLAADQTVRPVGPPLGPVDDARRKATTEALSKLSPGGATDLGRALEAGADAIPADAPAGMVIYVGDGWPTVGDPTVDLIHARLARRKGGVPRLGAVGVGPLVNRFALASLVRGSGPLLEIADTLDASRVATELIAQALQPAVANVEIAFGPEVERIYPRAPRAISSGETVFAVGRVKGEPPREITLRYRDAKGQHEEKRAVVIERARNESDVARRWAAARVEHIALEGKGREAATDVALRAGLLTPWTGFTVSNMGVYQPTLLQTRILDLSAGPESGFSAAFATPRTSAGTLTNVPQETEAGDDKDDEKGFKAAVADAAARALDEARSSVRACRDSRAALRPELSGKLDVRFKIDGEGRTEDVKVQGIAGADDAALARCVEVVVRGMVFPASGLNVSIDVSRILDLPPPLPTLRGRKCSPTSFLPLPLRRGIWRERLDRSTADVVYVEAKQSCELPTWTDRRALLELVLLHEQTGLARVAVATRLEIAGENDAAALLRREAIRRAQSPEELIAIKRALLGEEKYPVGTFRKQYRAANDDKARLAVVRRFLGIAPHDARLRRRLFALLENLDMKTELADEIRRVRLDPFADAGLLADAASALLRIGDEGEARRTFGELGERAPRDPWARAFLGDRLRNEGFYEDASLAYAVLEELIPDEPAATIRFALAHAGAGRLDIAHRMLGRVAQTGGRAGDAKLGELAGRLAHVLLAEGRNREGIDATTLDRLSRAALELPYPAETVVVLVRSPAGALPIDVKLLRDDDEADPDVIAAGIGAYTLHFGAGEKSPIRLRMSRPEDLPPARGTSVRLSVLVPEPDGKLPRLVSSDVELPSTGKPVTLRWNGSAFTPP; from the coding sequence GTGAGCGACGAACGTAAAGAAGAGCAGGATCCGACGGCGGAAGCTCCCGCATCGGAAAGCGCTGCACCGTCGACGGCTCGCAGCGATGAAGGACCGGACACCGAACCACTCGCCGCACCGGTGGAAGACGCGATCAGTGCCGCGACGAAGCCGGCCGGCGATACGCCGAGCAAGGTCAGCAATGACGACGACGATGATGACGATGACGAACAGGCTGCAGCACCACCTCCGCCACCGGTTGCACCAAAGCCGGCCGAACGAAGGATCATCGTCGTCAGCCGCACGGACAAACTCGATACGGCGGAATGGCTACCGCTGAGCGATCCGCGGGCGATCGCGCAGTATCACCGGTCGAACAGCGCGCCGCTTCCGCCCGAGGGACCCACGATCTCGCCTGCGCTTTTTGGCATCGTCAGCTCGCTGCTCATCGTCGTGGCGACGGTGCTTCTGCTCCGCGGCCGAGGTGAACGCGCACCAACGCAACCACTCGTCGCCACCGTGGCCGACGTGCAAGCGGTGCATTCGTCCGTGAAAACGTCGGGCACGTCCGTGCACAAGACGCGACGTTTGTCCGTGGGTGATGTCGTCACGACGGATGGCGATGGGCGCGCCCGGCTTCGCCTCGACGACGGCACGTCGCTCGTCATCGATCGTGACACGAACCTGAAGCTCACAGCGAACGGCCTCGAGCTCGAATACGGGCGGATCTTTGTTCAGGGAGCGCTTGGCGCACGTACCGAGATCAACGTCGGCAGCGCCGTCTGCATCGTGAGCGGCGCGAATACGGGCATCGAACGGCCCAAGGAAAAACCTTCGAGTGCAAAGCTTTACGCTGCAACCGAAGAAATCACCGTGCGGGCAAACGGCGCCGAGAAGACCGTGCGTACCGGAGAAACCGCGGCGGTCGACGGACAAACCATCACGATCGGCCCCGAACGCGGATACGACGATTGGACCGGGGGCATGGCTGCACCATGGGGCGCCAAAGGCGTTCCGCGTCGTGCCGTAGGCGAGCTGTGGGGTCGTCCGGAAAAACCCGGCGAGGCGGGCTCTCCCCTCACGATTCGCGCACACGATGTCGAAGCCATCGTCGCACGCGAAATCGCCGAAACCGAAGTGCGCACGACGTTCTTTAACGCCGGCAGCGAGACCGTCACGGGCGACTATCGTCTGGCCGTTCCACCTGGTGCGATCGTTTCCCGCTTCGCGTCCGTACGCGGCGGCTCGACGCGCGAAGGGCGCATCGCGCTCGCAACGCGCGGCCCTGGGAACGCTTCGCAACCATCGACCGAGCTACTCGAATGGGCCGGCGAGGGCTGGCTACGCGCGCGCATTCCAGGCATCGCGCCCGGCGCTTCGGTTGGCGTCGTCGTGCGTTACGTCGAATGGCTTTCGCCTCGTCCAAAAGGCGACGGCACGTGGGTCGTGCAGTACCGCTACCCCATGGTGTCGGACGCGACGCCACCGCTCATTGGCGAGTTCTCCGCACGCGTCGATGCCACATCATCCAGCCCGCGATCGATAGGGGCTGGGCTCAATGCACGCGTGACGGGAAGCAGGGTCGAAGTGCGCCGCCCCGACTATCGACCCACCGCAGATCTAGTGGTCGACGTGGAGATCGACAAATCCCCGAGCCCCGCTCGCTTGTACGTCGCTCCGCCCTTCGAAGGTGACACGGAAGATCCCGCATCCACCGTGCTCGTACGCACCGAGGTTCCGCATGTCGCGCAGGAAGACGGCGTGACGCTCGCCCTCGTGCTCGACACGTCGAGCAGCGTCGAGCCTGCGCTTTTCGATGCCGAGCGAGCGCTCGTCGACGCGGTGCTCGCAGGACTCGGCACGCGTGATCGAGCCATCGTGCTGGCAGCGGATCAGACGGTTCGTCCCGTAGGACCTCCTCTCGGCCCCGTGGACGATGCACGCCGCAAAGCGACGACGGAGGCGCTATCGAAGTTGTCTCCTGGTGGTGCAACGGATCTCGGTCGAGCGCTCGAAGCAGGCGCTGATGCGATCCCAGCCGATGCACCCGCGGGCATGGTGATTTACGTCGGTGACGGTTGGCCAACCGTTGGAGATCCAACGGTCGATCTCATCCACGCGCGTCTTGCTCGACGCAAGGGTGGTGTTCCGCGCCTCGGCGCCGTGGGCGTTGGTCCGCTCGTGAATCGTTTTGCGCTCGCGAGCCTCGTTCGAGGGTCCGGGCCGCTTCTGGAAATTGCCGATACGTTGGATGCAAGTCGCGTAGCAACCGAGCTCATTGCGCAAGCGCTCCAGCCTGCCGTCGCGAATGTGGAGATCGCGTTTGGCCCCGAGGTCGAACGCATTTACCCGCGCGCCCCTCGAGCCATTTCATCGGGTGAAACGGTGTTCGCCGTGGGTCGCGTGAAGGGCGAGCCGCCGCGCGAAATCACGCTTCGATATCGCGATGCCAAGGGGCAGCACGAAGAAAAGCGCGCGGTGGTGATCGAACGAGCGCGCAACGAATCCGATGTAGCTCGAAGGTGGGCCGCGGCGCGTGTCGAACACATTGCGCTCGAAGGCAAAGGACGCGAAGCAGCGACCGACGTTGCGCTGCGCGCCGGACTGCTCACGCCATGGACGGGTTTTACCGTGAGCAACATGGGCGTGTATCAACCGACGCTTTTGCAGACGCGAATCCTCGACTTGTCTGCGGGTCCCGAATCGGGTTTTTCCGCGGCATTCGCAACACCACGCACGTCCGCCGGAACGCTCACGAACGTGCCGCAAGAAACCGAAGCGGGCGACGACAAAGACGACGAAAAAGGGTTCAAGGCAGCCGTTGCCGATGCGGCGGCTCGCGCGCTCGACGAAGCGCGATCGTCGGTTCGAGCGTGTCGTGATTCACGCGCAGCGCTCAGGCCCGAGCTCTCGGGCAAACTCGACGTGCGTTTCAAAATCGACGGCGAAGGGCGAACCGAAGACGTCAAGGTGCAAGGCATTGCCGGTGCCGACGACGCCGCGCTCGCTCGATGCGTCGAAGTCGTCGTGCGTGGAATGGTTTTTCCTGCCAGCGGTTTGAACGTCAGTATCGACGTTTCACGCATTCTCGACTTGCCGCCTCCTTTGCCCACACTTCGAGGCCGCAAGTGTTCACCGACGTCGTTTTTGCCTTTGCCTTTGCGCCGAGGGATATGGCGAGAACGCCTCGATCGGTCGACGGCGGATGTGGTGTACGTCGAAGCAAAGCAATCTTGCGAGCTTCCGACGTGGACCGATCGTCGCGCGCTGCTCGAGCTCGTATTGCTTCACGAGCAGACAGGGCTTGCACGCGTTGCCGTGGCGACGCGCCTGGAAATTGCGGGCGAGAATGACGCGGCGGCATTGCTGCGCCGCGAAGCGATTCGACGTGCGCAAAGCCCCGAAGAGCTCATCGCGATCAAACGCGCGCTTCTTGGCGAAGAGAAATACCCCGTCGGTACATTCCGCAAACAATACCGAGCGGCAAACGACGACAAGGCGCGATTGGCTGTCGTGCGACGATTCTTGGGTATCGCTCCGCATGATGCGCGCCTGCGAAGGCGCCTCTTCGCGCTGCTCGAAAACCTCGACATGAAGACCGAGCTGGCGGACGAAATTCGCCGCGTGCGCCTCGATCCGTTCGCAGATGCAGGCCTGCTTGCGGATGCAGCATCGGCGCTTCTTCGCATTGGTGACGAAGGCGAAGCACGTCGTACGTTCGGCGAGCTTGGCGAACGGGCTCCGCGCGATCCATGGGCGCGAGCATTCCTTGGTGATCGTTTGCGAAATGAAGGCTTTTACGAGGACGCTTCGCTCGCGTATGCGGTCCTCGAAGAGCTCATCCCGGACGAACCTGCCGCGACCATTCGATTCGCGCTCGCACACGCGGGCGCTGGAAGGCTCGACATCGCGCATCGCATGCTCGGGCGCGTTGCACAGACGGGCGGACGTGCGGGCGATGCAAAGCTGGGCGAGCTTGCTGGGCGGCTGGCCCATGTGCTGCTTGCCGAAGGTCGCAATCGCGAGGGGATCGATGCGACGACGCTCGATAGGTTGAGCCGTGCAGCGCTCGAATTGCCATATCCCGCGGAAACCGTGGTGGTGCTCGTGCGTTCACCTGCGGGTGCGCTACCGATCGACGTGAAGTTGTTGCGTGACGATGATGAAGCCGATCCGGATGTGATCGCAGCAGGAATCGGCGCGTACACGCTTCACTTTGGTGCTGGCGAGAAGTCCCCCATTCGCCTGCGCATGTCGCGTCCCGAGGATTTGCCGCCTGCGCGAGGCACGTCGGTAAGGCTTTCGGTGCTCGTACCCGAGCCGGACGGCAAACTTCCGCGGCTCGTGTCGAGCGACGTGGAGCTTCCGTCGACCGGCAAGCCCGTGACGTTGCGTTGGAATGGCAGTGCGTTCACGCCTCCGTGA
- a CDS encoding DUF4215 domain-containing protein, translated as MSNRTMTRVLHFIVLALALCVVTFFPRVASATIIAGGTIANATWTPAGNPYIVQGDVTILNGGTLTIQAGTIVQFPGGDSQGSGLDTAKTEIIVKGTLNVNGTMASPVQFLAQNGSSQSTWYGIVVDAVGTAATISHASIKHSHAGIRSDAPGMVLAANDVALETTYYGLYITAGTPTFTNLSVQSSVFAAWITGTASPTITGCSLLNHSNAGIYVSMSGTTTTTTLTNCVISGTTAANYGVYSYVTGNGNMAVNVTGSTIHANGTSGTGVYAGSNTGSTATMTVKNSNVTNQSTGLYRPPGGSTTFNVTYSNIWGNTTNYNGVSQGTGCFSANPLYVSAPTNFRLTSNSPSRFAGDMMQDLGPLPYVNDPTPGLYGVLWVNTTLSTAGSPYTVPGDLTVGKNATLTIDPGVTLNFTSGSDIMGSGLDTTKGELVVKGTLAANGTAMNKVTLKASNVSQSAWYGVVVDATAAAANLAHTNIQGTHAGIRSDAPGSVLSANDVSINTTYYGLYVTSGTPTFTNPSVQGSVFAAWITGTASPTITGCSFLSHSNAGVYVSMSGTTSTTNVTNCVITGTTAANYGVYSYVTGNGNMAVNVTGSTIHANGTSGTGVYAGSNTGSTATMTVKNSNVTNQSTGLYRPPGGSTTFNVTYSNIWGNTTNYNGVSQGTGCFSANPLYVNAPTNFRLTSNSPSRFAGDMMQDLGPLPYVNDPTPGLYGVLWVNTTLTTAGSPYTVPGDLTVGKNATLTIDPGVTLNFTSGSDIMGSGLDTTKGELVVKGTLSANGTSMSPITLKSTNVSQSSWYGVVVDASGTAASIANTNIQGSYAGIRSDAPGNVLTASGVNIGTTYYGLYMTAGTPMFTNLTVTSSVFGAWLTGSASTTINACTLRNHSNAGAYVSMSGTTSTTNLTNCVITGTTSANYGVYSYVTGNGNMAVNVTNSTIHANGTSGTGIYAGSNSGSIAAMNVKNSIISNQTTGLYRPPGGSTTFNVTYSDIWGNTTNYNNVSQGTGCITQNPNYVNAPTDLTLQMGSICIDTGTSVGAPTTDRDGKTRPIDGDGINGPAFDMGAYEYAPSSFCGDGVVSAGEACDDGAQNGQYGFCTADCTAMGPRCGDSIVNGPEQCDDGNMLNTDACLNTCTNATCGDGYIRAGVETCDDGNMLNTDACLNTCVPASCGDGFVRAGVEQCDDGNMLNTDACLNTCSNATCGDGHIRMGVETCDDGNTTNTDACLNTCVPASCGDGVVYAGMEQCDDGNMVNTDACLNTCTNATCGDGVVHAGMEQCDDGNMMNTDACLNTCSNASCGDGFVRAGVEECDDANMVDTDQCPSTCKNATCGDGFVQSGVEECDDGNATNGDACLNVCKNATCGDGIVYQGVEQCDDGNASNTDTCVADCKNASCGDGYVQGGVEACDDGNQNDTDACKNNCSLPGCGDGVVQPPEECDDGNPINTDDCLMTCKNASCGDGFVRAGQEECDDGNSSDVDDCPTTCQKAECGDGFVQDGIEECDDANVSNSDDCVQDCKNATCGDGYVELGVETCDDGNQNNEDACSNLCTSATCGDGVVQPGEACDDGNASNFDDCLSGCLKASCGDGYVWGGMEECDDANGVSGDGCTYDCKNEPMGSGGAGGMGGAGGDGGMAGDGGRGGEGGTGGDTLPPSNEGCGCRTVGNGNGAGTSAAVILLGIVIAVRRRRRMAA; from the coding sequence ATGTCGAATCGAACGATGACGCGTGTCTTGCACTTCATCGTGCTGGCGCTCGCGCTTTGTGTCGTGACGTTTTTCCCGCGCGTCGCAAGCGCGACGATCATTGCGGGAGGCACGATTGCGAACGCGACGTGGACACCCGCGGGAAACCCTTACATCGTGCAAGGTGACGTCACGATATTGAATGGCGGCACGCTGACGATTCAAGCGGGCACGATCGTGCAATTTCCGGGCGGCGACAGCCAAGGCTCGGGGCTCGACACCGCGAAGACCGAAATCATCGTCAAGGGCACGCTGAACGTCAATGGCACGATGGCGAGTCCTGTGCAGTTTCTCGCGCAAAACGGATCGTCGCAATCGACCTGGTACGGCATCGTCGTCGATGCGGTGGGCACGGCGGCGACGATCAGCCATGCGAGCATCAAGCATTCGCACGCGGGCATTCGCAGCGACGCTCCCGGAATGGTGCTCGCGGCAAACGACGTAGCGCTCGAAACGACGTATTACGGCCTTTACATAACGGCGGGCACGCCGACGTTCACGAATCTCAGCGTGCAAAGCAGCGTGTTTGCCGCATGGATCACGGGAACCGCATCGCCGACCATCACAGGATGCTCGCTCTTGAACCATTCGAATGCGGGCATATACGTCTCGATGAGCGGCACAACCACCACGACGACTCTCACGAATTGCGTCATTTCGGGCACGACCGCTGCGAATTATGGCGTCTATTCGTACGTGACGGGCAATGGCAACATGGCCGTCAACGTCACGGGTTCGACGATTCATGCCAATGGTACGTCCGGTACAGGTGTCTATGCCGGATCGAATACGGGATCGACAGCCACGATGACGGTGAAGAACAGCAATGTCACCAATCAATCGACAGGTCTCTACCGACCTCCCGGTGGCTCGACCACGTTCAACGTCACCTACAGCAATATCTGGGGCAATACGACCAATTACAACGGCGTTAGCCAAGGAACCGGGTGTTTTTCGGCCAATCCGCTTTACGTCAGTGCGCCGACGAACTTCCGATTGACGAGCAATTCGCCATCGCGTTTCGCGGGCGACATGATGCAGGACCTCGGGCCACTACCGTACGTCAATGACCCCACGCCTGGCTTGTATGGTGTTTTGTGGGTGAATACGACGCTTTCGACCGCAGGTTCACCTTATACGGTGCCGGGTGATTTGACGGTCGGAAAAAACGCGACGCTCACGATTGATCCCGGCGTCACGCTGAATTTCACGTCGGGCTCCGACATCATGGGTTCGGGGCTCGATACAACCAAAGGCGAGCTCGTCGTCAAAGGCACACTGGCAGCCAATGGCACAGCGATGAACAAGGTTACCCTGAAAGCATCAAACGTTTCGCAATCGGCTTGGTACGGCGTCGTCGTCGATGCCACAGCCGCGGCGGCCAACCTTGCGCATACGAACATCCAAGGCACGCATGCGGGCATTCGCAGCGACGCTCCCGGAAGCGTGCTTTCAGCGAACGACGTGTCGATCAACACGACGTATTATGGTCTTTACGTCACCTCCGGCACGCCGACGTTCACGAATCCGAGCGTGCAAGGCAGCGTGTTTGCCGCATGGATCACGGGAACCGCATCGCCGACCATCACAGGATGCTCGTTTTTGAGCCATTCGAATGCGGGCGTATACGTCTCGATGAGCGGCACGACGAGCACGACGAACGTCACGAATTGCGTCATTACGGGCACGACCGCAGCGAATTATGGCGTCTATTCGTACGTGACGGGCAATGGCAACATGGCGGTCAACGTCACGGGTTCGACGATTCATGCCAATGGTACCTCCGGTACGGGTGTCTATGCCGGATCGAATACGGGGTCGACAGCCACGATGACGGTGAAGAACAGCAACGTCACCAATCAATCGACAGGCCTCTACCGACCTCCCGGTGGCTCGACCACGTTCAATGTCACCTACAGCAATATCTGGGGCAATACGACCAACTACAACGGCGTCAGCCAAGGAACCGGGTGTTTTTCGGCCAATCCGCTTTACGTCAATGCGCCGACGAACTTCCGATTGACGAGCAATTCGCCATCGCGTTTCGCGGGCGACATGATGCAGGACCTCGGGCCACTACCGTACGTCAATGACCCCACGCCTGGTTTGTATGGTGTTTTGTGGGTAAATACGACGCTGACCACGGCTGGATCGCCTTATACGGTGCCCGGTGACCTCACGGTCGGAAAAAACGCGACGCTCACGATTGATCCGGGCGTCACGCTGAATTTCACGTCGGGCTCCGACATCATGGGTTCGGGGCTCGATACAACCAAAGGCGAGCTCGTCGTCAAGGGGACGCTTTCGGCCAACGGAACGTCGATGAGCCCAATTACGCTGAAATCGACGAACGTTTCTCAGTCGTCGTGGTATGGCGTGGTCGTCGATGCGAGCGGCACGGCAGCGAGCATTGCCAATACGAACATTCAAGGCTCATACGCCGGCATTCGTAGCGATGCCCCAGGCAATGTGCTCACGGCGAGTGGCGTCAACATCGGTACGACGTATTACGGCTTGTACATGACGGCCGGCACGCCGATGTTCACGAATCTCACCGTAACCTCCAGCGTCTTTGGCGCGTGGCTCACGGGATCGGCATCGACGACGATCAATGCGTGCACGCTGCGCAATCATTCGAATGCGGGCGCGTACGTCTCGATGAGCGGCACGACGAGCACGACGAACCTCACAAATTGCGTCATCACCGGAACCACTTCAGCGAATTACGGCGTCTATTCGTACGTGACGGGCAATGGCAACATGGCCGTCAACGTCACGAATTCGACGATACATGCCAACGGCACGTCTGGCACGGGCATTTATGCCGGGTCGAATTCGGGCTCGATTGCCGCGATGAACGTAAAGAATAGTATCATAAGCAACCAAACAACAGGGTTGTACCGTCCTCCGGGCGGTTCGACGACGTTCAACGTGACCTACAGCGACATTTGGGGCAATACGACGAATTACAACAACGTTTCACAGGGAACGGGTTGTATTACGCAAAACCCCAACTACGTGAATGCACCGACGGATCTGACGTTGCAAATGGGCAGCATTTGCATCGATACGGGCACGTCGGTCGGCGCTCCAACGACCGATCGCGACGGAAAAACCCGCCCGATCGATGGCGACGGCATCAATGGTCCCGCGTTCGACATGGGTGCCTACGAATACGCTCCATCGAGCTTCTGCGGCGACGGTGTCGTGAGCGCCGGCGAAGCGTGCGACGACGGCGCGCAGAATGGTCAATACGGCTTCTGCACAGCCGATTGCACGGCCATGGGTCCACGTTGCGGCGATTCGATCGTCAACGGCCCCGAGCAATGCGACGACGGCAATATGCTGAACACCGACGCGTGCCTCAATACGTGCACCAATGCCACGTGCGGCGATGGCTACATCCGAGCGGGCGTCGAAACCTGCGACGATGGAAACATGCTCAACACGGATGCGTGTCTCAATACGTGCGTTCCTGCTTCGTGTGGCGACGGGTTCGTCCGGGCCGGCGTCGAACAATGCGACGACGGCAATATGCTGAACACCGATGCATGTCTCAATACGTGCAGCAATGCCACGTGCGGCGACGGCCATATCCGCATGGGTGTCGAAACATGCGACGACGGAAACACGACAAACACCGACGCTTGTCTCAATACGTGCGTCCCTGCGTCGTGCGGCGATGGCGTCGTGTATGCGGGCATGGAGCAATGCGACGACGGAAACATGGTCAATACCGACGCATGTCTCAATACTTGCACCAATGCAACATGCGGTGATGGTGTCGTGCATGCCGGCATGGAGCAATGCGACGACGGAAACATGATGAATACCGACGCATGTCTCAATACGTGCTCGAATGCATCTTGCGGCGACGGGTTCGTCCGCGCCGGCGTCGAAGAATGCGACGATGCGAACATGGTCGATACGGATCAATGCCCATCGACGTGCAAGAACGCGACGTGTGGTGATGGATTCGTCCAATCGGGCGTCGAAGAATGCGACGACGGAAATGCAACCAACGGCGACGCATGCCTCAACGTCTGCAAGAATGCCACTTGTGGCGACGGCATCGTCTACCAAGGCGTCGAACAATGCGACGACGGCAATGCATCCAATACGGACACCTGCGTCGCGGATTGCAAAAACGCCTCATGCGGTGACGGCTACGTGCAAGGCGGCGTCGAAGCGTGCGACGACGGCAATCAAAACGACACCGATGCCTGCAAGAACAACTGCAGCTTGCCCGGTTGCGGTGACGGCGTCGTGCAGCCGCCCGAAGAATGCGACGACGGCAACCCAATCAATACCGATGATTGCCTCATGACGTGCAAAAACGCTTCGTGCGGCGACGGCTTCGTGCGCGCGGGCCAGGAAGAATGCGACGACGGCAATTCGTCGGACGTCGATGATTGTCCGACGACGTGCCAAAAGGCCGAATGCGGTGACGGCTTCGTACAAGACGGCATCGAAGAATGCGACGACGCCAATGTGTCGAATTCCGATGACTGCGTTCAGGATTGCAAGAACGCGACGTGCGGCGACGGATACGTCGAGCTTGGCGTCGAAACGTGCGACGACGGCAATCAAAACAACGAAGATGCCTGCTCGAATCTGTGCACGAGCGCCACGTGCGGCGACGGCGTCGTTCAACCGGGCGAAGCATGTGACGACGGCAATGCCTCGAACTTCGATGACTGTCTCAGCGGATGCCTCAAAGCAAGCTGCGGCGATGGCTACGTGTGGGGCGGCATGGAAGAATGCGACGATGCCAATGGCGTGTCGGGCGACGGCTGCACGTACGATTGCAAGAATGAGCCCATGGGCTCGGGCGGCGCCGGTGGAATGGGCGGCGCTGGCGGAGACGGCGGAATGGCCGGCGACGGCGGCAGAGGCGGCGAAGGAGGAACCGGCGGCGACACTCTCCCACCCAGCAACGAAGGTTGCGGATGCCGCACCGTCGGAAATGGTAATGGCGCTGGAACGTCGGCTGCCGTGATTCTGCTCGGCATCGTGATTGCCGTGCGCAGGCGCCGCCGCATGGCAGCCTGA
- a CDS encoding NAD-dependent protein deacetylase, whose product MPDHTALLERAARAIESARALVITAGAGMGVDSGLPDFRGNEGFWRAYPPYQKLGLGFSSLANPKWFADDPAFAWGFYGHRLELYRKTVPHEGFPILRQFANRMAHGAFVFTSNVDGQFQRAGFDPERIAECHGAIGFLQCTKNCGIGIFSADPYRLEVDPETFRAKLPLPSCPRCGALARPNILMFGDWHWDGTRSNAQEAALQRWIDGLPADVRGRLVVIECGAGTAIPTVRHFSEQIAEGFGGLLVRINVREPDVPRGHVGLPMGAREALKGISSRITG is encoded by the coding sequence ATGCCTGATCATACGGCTCTTCTCGAACGGGCAGCTCGCGCCATCGAATCGGCGCGGGCGCTCGTGATAACGGCTGGCGCCGGGATGGGCGTCGATTCTGGTCTGCCAGACTTTCGCGGCAACGAAGGGTTCTGGCGAGCGTATCCTCCATATCAAAAACTCGGTCTCGGGTTTTCGTCGCTCGCCAATCCGAAATGGTTCGCCGACGATCCGGCGTTCGCATGGGGGTTTTACGGCCACCGTCTCGAGCTTTATCGCAAGACGGTGCCGCACGAAGGTTTTCCCATTTTGCGCCAATTTGCGAATCGCATGGCGCATGGGGCTTTCGTCTTCACATCGAACGTCGATGGGCAATTTCAGCGTGCTGGATTCGATCCCGAACGCATCGCGGAATGCCACGGAGCGATCGGTTTTCTCCAATGCACGAAGAATTGCGGTATCGGGATATTTTCGGCCGACCCCTATCGGCTCGAAGTGGATCCCGAAACGTTCCGCGCCAAACTTCCACTGCCATCGTGTCCTCGTTGTGGAGCTTTGGCGCGCCCGAACATCCTCATGTTCGGTGATTGGCATTGGGACGGGACGCGCTCGAATGCGCAAGAAGCGGCGCTTCAACGCTGGATCGATGGTTTGCCGGCCGATGTTCGCGGGCGGCTCGTGGTGATCGAATGCGGGGCGGGCACGGCCATTCCCACGGTTCGTCATTTCAGCGAGCAAATCGCGGAAGGTTTCGGTGGACTTCTCGTTCGCATCAATGTTCGCGAGCCGGATGTGCCGAGGGGGCACGTGGGATTGCCCATGGGCGCGCGAGAAGCGTTGAAGGGGATTTCTTCGCGAATCACCGGCTGA
- a CDS encoding FAD-dependent oxidoreductase, translating into MKKAENFDVRLVSACIIAPAVRQLVLERVGGGTVDFDPGQWVNLVLPLPTGEVRRAYSIASEPDGSNRFEIAVTRVENGPGSQYLHDLPEGSILSAIGPHGLFTRDPNDSNPALFVGTGTGVTPLRSMLRAALGHRRAVPLWLLFGVRHEEDILYREEMESLAAEHPEVRFVVTLSRPGQTWTGAVGYVQNHVPQLLRELEVTSGAPPHVYVCGLERMVKSVRELCRGELGVDRKRVHTERYD; encoded by the coding sequence GTGAAAAAAGCAGAAAACTTCGACGTGCGGCTCGTATCGGCATGCATCATTGCGCCCGCCGTTCGGCAGCTCGTGCTGGAACGCGTCGGAGGAGGCACCGTCGATTTCGATCCCGGTCAATGGGTGAATCTCGTATTGCCGCTCCCCACGGGGGAAGTGCGGCGAGCATATTCGATTGCATCGGAGCCGGACGGGTCGAATCGATTCGAGATTGCCGTGACGCGAGTGGAAAATGGTCCAGGTTCCCAATATTTACACGATCTTCCCGAAGGGTCGATCCTCTCGGCCATTGGACCACATGGGCTTTTTACTCGAGATCCCAACGATTCCAATCCCGCATTGTTCGTGGGCACCGGGACGGGCGTGACGCCGCTCAGATCGATGCTACGCGCAGCGCTCGGTCATCGTCGCGCAGTGCCGTTGTGGCTGCTTTTCGGCGTTCGGCACGAAGAAGACATTCTTTACCGCGAGGAAATGGAATCTCTGGCTGCCGAACATCCCGAAGTGCGTTTCGTCGTGACGTTGTCTCGTCCGGGACAAACGTGGACCGGGGCGGTCGGATACGTGCAGAATCACGTTCCACAGCTTCTTCGCGAGCTCGAAGTGACGAGTGGTGCACCTCCTCACGTATACGTGTGCGGACTCGAGCGGATGGTGAAGAGTGTGCGTGAGCTTTGTCGAGGCGAATTGGGTGTCGATCGCAAACGAGTGCACACCGAGCGATACGATTGA